CAGTTTAAATATCCCTGGGAGTCTAGATCCCCTGCATCACTgataataatgtaattatgtaatCATTTATTTTCTGATCAGAATGACTTGAGTGTTGTGTACAGCGCCATCATAGCAAGAGCCACGACCTCTGACCCCACACAGAGAGTGACCTCATGTGATCAAGACGACGTTCAGTATGCCAGTGTTCAGATCAATCACTCCAAAACACAGGAAGTGCCTCTATACTCCACTGTTAACACGCTTCGAACATCCACACTGGACAACAACACTGTCTACACTTCAGTTCAGCTCCTCACAGGGAGTGCTGCCACCAGGTGGGCATTTCTGCTCATTACAACAAATCTTGCTGCCTTATCGACAGGCTATGCAGGCCTCGTTTAGGTGCTCATGATTAGGACTGTCTGAACACCAGTTGTACAGACAAGGATAATGTTGGAAGTCATGTTGACATGCAAGCTTAGCAGAGGTGGCCCTGTGTCACTCGTTTCTATCATAATCCGGCCGTATTCCTCTGACTGTGTACTGCTTCTGTGTTTCCAGAGCTGACGATGATGGTGTAATCTACAGTGCAGTCCACAAACCCTGAAAGGCCTGGGAAACAGCAGAGTTGAGATACCCAGAGCATCAGAGCAGAGCAAACATCGACAGTACAGGCTGTGCACattctttttcagcattcattAGTCTTATTATCAGTGCTAAATGTCTTTAAAGTTTCCAAATGAAGGATTTCCTATTATAATTTGGCATTGTGCAGCTATGATCTGCTTTGTGAAGGgggtgaagccttgcacacgcgcaATGTGTCCAAAATAGCTGTCCGATAACTGCCCAAAGTGTGTTGCAAGATGGCCACGGAGTGGGggaacttgcctaaaaggatttTGCTAATACCACTCATCCGCACTTAATAACAATGGGCCTCATTCTCCAACCATTCTTATGAAGAAATGTGTTCTTAAAACCCACTTACGCAGTTTTTACGAAGATTATGGtattcaacaatgttttcttgttATTACTGTAGGTAAGAAGAGAATCTACGAACACTCAAGAGCACTCTTACGCACATTTGGGAATTGACTTGTTTGTGCAAAATAAATGGCTATTGCATTTTCATCATACAGTATCTGCAGATGTAAAATATAATGGAATTTAAATGACAACTATATATTTTATCATTTATGATATTTTTGAatgaaaatataattattttcaaaaaaatgAATTCCACTATTTTACAAAGCATTAaggtattttaaaatatataaacacaGCAAATAACACCTTTTCACTTTTTATACTAACTACTAAATATAAAAACTCATTTACTATTCAATTCCTGCAGTGCTTTCACTTCAAAGCATGTGTCATATAGGGTAATCAAATTGTCTTGCTCATGTAGTGTATAATATACGGTACAAATGAAAGCAGGTGCCTCTGCCTCAATTTGTGTGCACATGGCCCTGCAGTATCCTACCCTTTTATGGGGATTGACAGGGTGTTTACCTATGTTAATTAAGAATAATTGACACGCCCTGTCAACTTTAGAAGGAATGGGATTCAGCATGAATAAGAATGAAACTGCGAACGATTCTGAGGTTTAAGAACACCTTCGTAATTCTGCTTAAGACTTTTCGTAGAACTTTCTTATGAACACATTTAAGACAATTCTTCGGAAGATATTGGTGAATGAGGCCCaatcaggcagctacagcgctacactctgggggcatgtttgtCAACCcctatgttcatgcccccagagtgtagtgcgGTAGCTGAAGAAATGGAGacctatgtgaaaaatcgccggatTTATCCTTTAAATAAAAACCACTGTTTACTGTTTAAAAACTGTGCAAGTTATCAGGTAAATGTCAGACATGGTATCTAATGACCATTttttgccaataaaatgtgtctaATGACTAAAATTACCTATTAAGGTGCAATACCAAATATAAGTTGTACGATTACACCATTGATACACATGTACATCCAGAGTATCAGAAACACAACACGAAAGCAGTGTTGGTCTAAGGTGTTAAGCTGTGGACAAAACTAACATAGAGCCAACAATAGATACAGCCAACATGAGAAGTTAAAGACAGTCCAAGTTTACCAGCCGCTCTCCCCTAACATGACTGAGACATACTGTGCACCTCTCGACAGGAAAATGAGGAAGAACGAAAAGGTGCCAAGGAAGTGAAATAGCAGAAGACTCAACTGTTTATTTTAACAAGATGTTTATTTTGAGAACATGTACTTCACTCAGCCTGTACACTGACAGAAGACAGTTCATGATGCATGCTTTGTGGACTTATTTACTTAACCAAACATCCATAGCTGGAATGAAGACCATAATCACGGTGAGATGATGGTATAATCTTGGTATAAAACAGTTACTGTTTCCATTGCATGCATCTTTATATGTAGTGCATAACATTGTAAGAGCAATTTCTGATGTCTTGAAGAGCACCTAGGAGGGAAGGTTCTGGTTCTCTGTCAGAATGCAGAGAGTGAGTAATGATTCCAGAAGCTTTAATACTGAGTTTTTAAATGAAGTCATAACTCGAGACAGATGTGGGCCCAGAGTGAGTAGGAGTTGCCCTTGTGGTCTGTATTTCTCTGTTAttatgcagtgtgtgtaggagggatACCAATTCAAATCCCAGAATCACTCAATGTTGTGCATTTTGCCATTGGACGAGACATTTCATGTGCATTGTGTCAGTCACCCATCTGGTACTGGAGTTAACGTGTAATGAACTAGTTGTCCTATCCAGGGGGAGTCTACTCCCACCGCAATTCAGAAGCAAGGTATTAGACACAGAGATGATGGTATTAATACTGACGCTATTATCCTCCTTGGCTAGGAAAGAATTAGGGTACAAGGAAACAAGGTATTAGACACAGAGATGATGGTATTAATACTGACACTATTATTCTCCTTGGCTAGGAAAGAATTAGCtaactttatttatgcacaacTCCTGCAACCTCATACAGACTCAAGCAATTTGCGAGCTGGTGATTGGTTAgattagcctggaaaatccagaccctgatagtctagaaagattaagggtctggtaaagaacaatgtaatggcccaactcgaggtgcggcaacaagcatgcatttaaaaatctcactgcacacaattggataacactagaccatgtttactttgAATTATttcggactttgacgcaatcagataacactacgaccaatgtgtactgtcctccaacattgcagcgctgtcttcatcactTTAGCTGGtttcccggaatgttggggtaaaagtaacgtgcatcattgctctttgccagagtgtctcgcagagacaattccattgtgttcttgcgagaactctggatttccagggtatggTTAGATTATAGTCAGATCAACATTTTAGCTCAAAATACATACAGTAGCTTTTCTTCCACAAGAGCATCATATTAGATACAGCATTGAGTCTGTACTCTGCAAGTATTCTGCAAGTACTGCAATATCTGTCAGAACATGTAGGCATAGTCTTGGAAAGTTACAAGTCATGAAAATATTTGATCTCTGTTTGGCCAATTAACTAGTTTCAGGAAGTTCTAGTGTAAAGTCCCTGTGTAGAATTTAAATTTACTGTGCAGTGCACTAACTCCCCATTAACGTAGCAGTTTACACTCACATTTTACATTACTGTGAAAAAAGAAGACTTTTGGTTCATTTCATTAAGTTATGTCAACATGTAGTATGAAGTTCCTttagataaaagtgtctgctaaattaatacacatactgtactgtgtaATCATAAACAAAACACTACATGTTGACATTGCCCATAGCACTGTACTTTGCAAGGCCAGAACCACTAACTTGCACTTttcctgtgtctgtctttctctctgtaggtAGGTGATAGTGTACCTGCACTTTCTCTCTGTAGGTAGGTCATAGTGTACCTGCACTTTATCTAAAGCAGCTGTAGCGGAAATAGTAATCGTTGTGATTAAAATTTTCATGTTGTCTGTGGTGATATGGTGTATTTTTGACATGGTGTTTTGCAGAACTGACAAAGCCACCTCATTTCATTTAGTTCTTTTTTCTACTTGTGGTATGACATCTAAAGACTGTCAGTTCACTTACCCATGGAGGAACCAGTTAATGGCACAACATTCAATGAGAGTCTTCAACTTTGCTAAATTGccttttctattttttcaaATCTTGCAAATTTTGCACCAGCAAAATAACATCATAATGGTTGACTGGATTATACTCTTTATGATTGCAGACAGAACAAGATATGCTTTTAAAAGACATGAAGGTATTTTTGGTGCATTTTCTCCTGGGTCTAACAGGTATGATGCAGAGTTGTATACAGTCGATTTCCAAatgatatatagatagatactttattactATCTCCTTAGGGATAtatacatgtgtgcgtgtatatgtgtgtatatatatatatatatatatatatatatatatatatatatatatatatatatatatatatatatatatatatacacacacacacacatatgtatatgcATTTGCGATTCATACaggaaatatattttatatttatattttttgctTCCTGTTGAATTAACAAAATCCAGTCAAGTTcagtttgattttgtgtgttgtgcataTTGTTTTCATCTCCACagcatttgttttggttgtgttTCAGGGGTGCAGTGTGAATGGAATGTGACCTACTCCTCTACACATGTCTGTGGTCTTAAAGGAGCATCAGTGGTCCTCCCCTGCACATACCAGTATTCTAATGGAGACATGTATCTGGGAGGAGAGTGGTATGAAGAGAAGAGTGGTAGAGTCATAAAACACAGTCACTCTAATTATCCTGACTGCAGTCTGAACATAGACACACTTTCATATGGAGACTCTGGTGTTTATCAGTTTCGGTTTTATACAGTCTTACACTTGAAATGGATGACAAGCAAACCTGGGATTACAGTGTCTGTTACAGGTAATTACGGGGTTCAAAATCATTGTCATTTTATCAGTATTTCTGGTTGATAACTTAATGTGGTCAACTTCCTATATCTCACCCACGCCTGACCATGAATAGATCTGACAGTAGAGGAAGCAGCTTCACACAAACAGCATCCGACTGAAGTGACCTGCAGCACCTCCTGCAGTTTGCACCCTGAACTTCACTATATCTGGTACAAGACTGGACAGATTCTACAAGACAGAACCACAGCCTCCATACTAGTCTATGAAGTGGCCAGTTACTCCTGTGCTGTGAGAGGTTATGAAGCTCTACGCTCCCCAGCAGTGTGTGAGTACAGATCACCTTCAGGGTCTTACATTTGAACTTCTTTTCAGTTCTTATCACAAAGACTCAGAGCATGGAATGAATTCAGGGTTTTGGTTTGGCTGTTGATTCAATATTCTACCAGAAAGAGTCCCAAATCACTGGACTTTTAACAAACAATAATATGTGCATTCAGCCTGTAGCTTTTCTCGTTTATGTGGGTTTTGGTGCTGTGTGTGATTATAGGTGTTCCAGATAAAGAGTGCTGGGGTGTGACCTACTCCGATGAGAATATCTGTGTATTAATGGGCTCATCAGTGGACATTCCATGCACTTACTTTTATCTAAGAGCTGACCACATCAAAGAAATGTTTTGGTttcacaaacaaaaatataaaagtattttggtaaaaaagaaaatagttgTACCCTGAGACTGAAAGACATCAGAGAGAGTCACTGGAGAATATACCTTCAGGTTAACAACAACAGGGGGCCAGGGTTTCTCTGGAGTACCTGGAGTCACCATCTCTGTTACAGGTAGCATTTTACGGAAGTTTAatgcattttaatcattttaatgcagtttgtcTACATAATTTCATTGCATCGTGTATTTTCTAGATCTGCAGGTGTGGGCACCTCTTGATACAGTGAAAGAGGGGGACAACGTCACCCTCACCTGTAATACTACCTGTACTCTGAGTAACGACCCCACCTTCATCTAGTACAAGAATGGACAGCCTGTGACCTACAAACACGCAACCAGAGACAACAAGCTGCATCTAAACCCAGTCAGCAGTGAAGATGCAGGCAGTTACTCCTGTGCTGTTAAAGGATATGAGAGTCTCTCTTCAACTGCTGTCTCTCTCAATGTCCGATGTAAGTAAGCATGCCTGAATTCACTCCTACTTGAAGCTGCAGTCCGTGATCTGATGAAAGGTTGTTGACAGAGGTGGACGACACAATTCCTTTACTGAAGTGAAAGTATACaccttgtcaaatattactccaatacaagtgaaagttgccaagtcagatttttacttaagttgaagtacagaagtacttgcttttaaaaatacttaagtATTCAGAAGTACAAGTATTTGtcctttttaatgtattttaatgtaggcctaatgttcatTTGGTCATTACAGTAATAGGGTATACAGCATTTGTTTAAATCATTAATTTAAATCTTTATTCATTCTATTCAGATATTCAAAaatcatacttaagtacaggAAGTATATGTAGTTACTGTCCATCCCTGGTTGTTGACGTTGGTGCTCAACTGCCAATCAAATCACACACCACCTCTTTGAGCCACTGAAGTAGtctgttgattggctggaattgtTGAGACCAAGAAATGTTTGAATGAGGCTTGTATGTGAACAGACAACTGAAGCACCATGAGGAATTAGCTGGATTAGAATCAGATACTTTAACAGACATAACACATATTATAAACACATGTGAAAGATGTATTATAACAAGCATGTATTGAATGTGTTTTATACTATTTACCATGCTATTTACTATTTACCATTTAGTAAGCAAAAAACTAAAACCTATACCCTGGACATATCTTATAACAGACAAGCCAAAGAATGTCCTCGTGTCCATCACTGCCTCTACTACAATAGAGGAGGACAGTGTAGTGACTCTGACCTGCAGCAGTGATGCCAACCCTCCAGTGCACACCTACACCTGGTACATGAAGAGTGGAGCTGAATCTCTTGTTAGGGGCACAGGGGAGAGTATCAGCTTCAATCTGACCTCTGATACCTGTGGACTTTACTACTGTGAGGCACAGAATGAAGAAGGCTCTCAGATTTCTACTGAAGTCACTGTCCAAACAGGTTAGTGTTTATGTGGGTTGTGGAAATACTAAATGTCTTTGTGACCACTAAGAGGTTGTTACTGCTACAATTCTGCAGTTTACTTTACTAAGACATGACTATGCTATATCAGTCAGCTGCTCTTGTGAAGTATCTTTCAACACAGTTGATAATTTTGCTtcattaaaatgtatttcattttcCCCTCATAAAAATGTCTCTTTAGATGCTGATGTCCTCCTGCCAGCCATTGTCACCACATTCATCATTCTTGCCATCCTGCTAATACTTGGAATTGTGCACTTGAGGTGATGCAACCAAGTTTCCTTCCTCTGAGATAATTTACTGGCAATCCAGGCGTGACATATATAATGCTTACAGCATATTTCTACTAAATATGACATAATATATTTTTACCTATCATTACCTAAACATGCATATGACTGTCCTGCCTACAAATTAGAAAGAAGAATGCTGAAAGTATTACAAGGGCCACAAATGTTAACACACAGGTGAGGACATTGGAGCTTAACTGTTGTAATCATATCTATATCTATACATAGGACACATCTGTCACATTATGTAATCATTTATTTTCTGATCAGAGTGACTCAGGTCCCATGTACAGCACCATCACAGCAAGAGCCACGACCTCTGACCCCACACAGAGAGCGACCTCATGTGATCAAGATGACATTAAGTATGCCAGTGTTCAGATCAATCTCTCCAAAACACAGGAAGTGCCTCTAAATTCCACTGTTAACATGGCTCCAACATCCGCACTGGACAACAACATTGTCTACACTTCAGTTCAGCTCCTCACAGGGAGTGCTGCCACCAGGTGGGCCTTTCAGATTATTACAATAAATCTTGCTGCATAATTGATAGGGCCAGTTAGATGCTCATGATTAGAATGATTAGTCTAAACAAGCACAATGTTAGACTTAATGTGCAGTCATCCCCCTTTCATGCTTAGCAGAAGGTGTACCTGTGTTGCTGGGTTCcattagcctggcgagccagacccacattaaaatgtagggtctggacactcaccgttcgcagtgcttagtccgagttgctagactagccctggcagcaaatgctAGGCGAGGGTTCCATCACAATCTATCcgtatttcttttttctcagactgtgttctgttgtgtgtttgcagagCTGATGATAATGGTGAGATCTACAGTGCAGTCCACAAAccctgacagagagaaaggtcaGAGTATAGCGTTCAGTCCCACCCACCTTCCACGAGGGCTTACTTTCCAGAAGTAAATTTTCCGTTAATTTCTCCAATAGATGTCTGGAAAATCTGTATATAGttctaaagagttttagaccTGTGTCTTAAGCTGACCAGCTATGACGTGACTTGTGACGTAATCAGTTCATGTTGAGCAAAAAAACTAACAGAAAAACTAAAATAAAGGTAAAGGTTTTAAAAGCTCCATTGTGTAATTGTTTGGGCCGATTTTtagcaaaaacacattttttttttaataaaactcCAAATCTAAACATGATTGCTTTGCTTCAGATCCATTGAGGTGGTGTGCAGAGGTCAAATTACAGAAACTGTGACACTGTCCAAATAGCTGACTGTACAAGGGACTGTCTCAAGGGAATGTCGTTTTTGTCTGTTGGTAAATCAGACTTAGTTAATGATGGTTTGTGATTGGTGCATTCAAATATTTCCTGTCAAAGAACAATGTCTCAACCAAATATCCAATATCCACACCTTAGAAAGCATCATTTAACGTTGGAGTTTAAGACAACCTGTCCAGGCAGACTTGGCCCAGGCAATTTAGTCTAAAAGACTAGATGAAAGTACATAGGCCATATCAATGCTATGCCTTTTTCATGTAATGTAATTTTAGAACAGAAAAATGCCATTTTTCTctttgttaaatatataataataataataataataataataataatacgtttattttatatagcgcctttctcaaacccaaggtcgctttacatagtaggaaggcagggaaacacaataacaaacaaacaaacaacacaacagagacaaaggcagggaaacacaataacaaacaaacaaaacaatacaacaaagacaagttatctgtatggacctatgtgttgggtgtggaggagaacgtggtggggggtcagagggagagggagtgctCCAATATGCTCCAATAATGCAAGAgtgcatttttatttataaaatatgtcGACTTAGACAGCTCTATGTTTAggtatgtctatagtatgttaTTGTTGTGGAAATCAGAACGTCAAATGATCTCTTGTCAGTGGATGAAAGAGTTAAAGTACTTCCAGGACATCAAGATCTGCCCTTTGCTGATATTCTCTATCATCAGTGCTGCCATCCAGTGAGCGTTTGTGTTCATTACAACAaacatgatgagtggtgaatgatgacactattgtgtgtgtgtgtgtgtgtttgtggggtctGGGAATAGTAAACACTTGTTATATGtcttaaatacattttttgatTTTCTACATACAATTACATACAATTACAcaacattaaaggttgtatcagcgatttcaggccccaaaaaggcccaaacataaatgaccactttcatctaatctttcctaatgatccgctagctgcctgccccataagtaggccgtcaaaaaaacacgtctctgtagacagcctaggctccgagatctgtacacaaaaacaattgctaccaacaagtgtgaacatcaacagaagtgacgttaccccgaaatcgctgatacaacctttaatgtcTACGCTGTTTCTTGCCACTTTCATTCCTCTTCTTGTATCTTTCTTTTTGCACTTAAGACTCTAATTACTATTTTTGCATGtttctatttattatttctatttAACTTACTCTGGGAAGTTGGGCTGGCTCTGAGTCTACACATTTCATTACTGGTATTGATGTAACATCTTCTATTGAGTATATGACAATACACTTGTAAGTAattgcatgaaaacattttttttattattaaagtgGGTCGATCTGCAAGATGAATGCTATCAATCAACTATAATGTCATGGAGCTAGCATactcgttgtctctgtacttgtactccaCAATGACAATACTTGTActgtacaatgacaataaattTGAATCTACTCTAATCTAATCTACTGCACTGTGTACAGGGCCTAAGAGATAAGTTAATATTTTTTTGATTTGATCAGATCAGAAATGGTTAGTTAACATTACTGTACACCGTGCTACTAAtgattacagagagagagagagagagagagagagagagagagagacagagcacagAGACAGAGCACATGATGATGTCAATTGGTCAGGGTGGCAATGGGTGATTGAAGAAAGGAGTAATGAGGAAAGGAGCAAATATTGGAAGTGATACTGCACTTCTAAATGGACTTGTGTCATAGGGTGAAGTTGTTTTCAGAGTTGCGGCATgatttgcagcaaacttgtgggtgatttgtgggaaaaaaattagttcactagaaaatattaCCAGAAGTTTGCCAATGTTGGCCCTTGGACGAGGCATTTCATGTGCACTGTTCATGTCTCACCCATCTGTACATTGGTACTGGCTTTGGCTGGGGGTTAGTCTGCAATGGGGCTGTTGTCCCATCCAGAGGGAGTCTACTCTCACCTGCTTAACAACACAGAAATCAGGTTTAAGTATCGGCCCTATTAGCCTTCTTGGCGAGGAAAGAAGTAGTCAACTTTAAGACTTTTGCAACCTCATGCAGACACAGATAATTTAGATAAACATGCAGTAtcaatatctgtcagaaaatATTGTAAGCTTAGTCTTGGAGGGTTACAAACATATGATGTCTGCTTGGCCATTTAACTAGTATCTAAAACTGGTAGTACTCTAGTTTTAACTGCACCCTGGCAACCACACATGCTCTCAAATGTCACACACTGTCCGTGAgaccagggctttgaaccggttcaaggaacgaaaacgaaaaccgggaactttttgtattttacagggaacaggaacgaaaccggaaacgttattattttttatgttctggaacaggaacacttatttaaaaataatggtaaccggttaataccggttttattttgttcctcaaagttttcgttgcctaaaaaaaaaagtaattattttcCTGCGCACATTACCATGATGGCTGAGgctcacttcctgtgtgacatcacatcagacattcgctccactccacatcttaaataagggGTAAATTATGATCCATCGTTAATTAAAAcgctcattccaaacacaataacaatagctaTATTTGTCGACTCCACGTTAATGATGGACTAGCGAACATTTGGCTAAATGTCGCCAACACCTCTGTTTGCCTAATGCACAGATGGTTTGTTAcggtatgagtaggcctactggatggcctttccccccgacagttggaatttgttgtaaattatataataatataattattattatttaataatggttgtaatatCATTGCATTTGGTTTAAGCTGGATGAGAAAGATGACATAATTCTatagcattaaacagctgacaggaacgaaattaaccgttccgggaacagtatttttttgttctaaccggttcgggaacgtcaatttattggtggaacacataaccggaaacgttataattccgtttctgttcggaacgaaccgattggaaaaaaaaatcggttcaaagccctgcgTGAGACACACAAAACTGACAGATCTCACACAACCTCAGGTCACATGACTTttctcaacacaaacacatatgatTATCAAATGTCGTTTCTGTTTCTATTCTCTACCTGAGTTATGGTTGAGTCATGGTGTGAACGTGACAGTGTGGCTGCTGTTGCCAGTCAGCATAGTCACCGATATGAAAATAATCACAGAACAGAGCTATTTCGGCCTGATGTATTGACACCCTAATTTACAGCCTGTATAGATTACAGCTTGTCAGAGACAGACTGAAACAAAGTAACCAAAAACAATTTAAATGAATGCCATATTGAccattatatactgtatgtctaaaTACGATAATGGATCGATTACCTTTTCATGAACGTGAACACCTGAAAAAGCCCTATTATCAAATAACACTAGGACTAATTATTCAGACTTTCAAAATTCATGGTTATTCAAACTTTCATTTTTGAAAtgaaaccctaaccctaaccttaaacctaaccctaatcctaaccctaaattgttatgacaaaaaccgaatgacacttaatgacagaagcgttttgtcatataaatgtttatgacttgtttatgacacgttcatgacagtgtcatgtcactcatgtcgatactgtcaagtaaagtgtaaccgaagaAATGTTGGGGTCTTCCCAAGTAAGAGACAGTGAATTTGTGAGCCAGATAGGGGGTCTTTATAAATGTTCTGCAGGTGACAATTTCTGCAAATTTAAAGATCATTCATGGGCTCTCATGTGCCTCATGAGTCATTccctggcaaacacacacacacacacacacacacacacaaaaaaacttatGTATGTCTCTTTGTGGTCGTGGTGTAACTGCGCGTTGCctcaatatgtttttttttctacatcAATATGACGTACACCTCAGTGACATTTAGTCAAGATTGTTGCACAGTGGTGTAGCACAGCTTGTGATCCAGAAGCTCACTGAAAAAGGATCAAGGTACTCAACATAACCCAGCTGCCATCCAGAGGTAGGCCACTCTTTATATGAAGATCTctgttccaaaatgctatatcctccattttaatgcattttcagaaatatatttttaaaatgttgttttcttcactcaatcaaaacaacacaactgcacttGATATactgatattacctgaaatgcACCACTAAATCACATGACTTGTTTTAAAACATGGATTTATTCCGGT
This window of the Alosa alosa isolate M-15738 ecotype Scorff River chromosome 7, AALO_Geno_1.1, whole genome shotgun sequence genome carries:
- the LOC125298343 gene encoding uncharacterized protein LOC125298343; protein product: MFILRTCTSLSLYTDRRQFMMHALWTYLLNQTSIAGMKTIITTEQDMLLKDMKVFLVHFLLGLTGVQCEWNVTYSSTHVCGLKGASVVLPCTYQYSNGDMYLGGEWYEEKSGRVIKHSHSNYPDCSLNIDTLSYGDSGVYQFRFYTVLHLKWMTSKPGITVSVTDLTVEEAASHKQHPTEVTCSTSCSLHPELHYIWYKTGQILQDRTTASILVYEVASYSCAVRGYEALRSPAVCVPDKECWGVTYSDENICVLMGSSVDIPCTYFYLRADHIKEMFWFHKQKYKNLQVWAPLDTVKEGDNVTLTCNTTCTLSNDPTFI